One part of the Salmo salar chromosome ssa10, Ssal_v3.1, whole genome shotgun sequence genome encodes these proteins:
- the LOC100380781 gene encoding zona pellucida sperm-binding protein 3 has protein sequence MAMKWSVFCLVAVAMLGCLCVAQNWPPFSKPAQQPFRPNRQPPQQPQQPSYQKPRNPSKDQTQAKQKFETPLDWTYPLDPKPEPKIIGGSEARTPVAANSVRAECRENMVHVEAKHDLLGIGQLIQLEDLTLGDCPMSGFDNVNQVLIFESPLQSCGSQLRMTTDSLIYIFTLYYKPKPLANTPLIRTNDAMINIECHYPRKHNVSSLALIPTWTPFSAAKYAEELLYFSMRLMTADWQYERAGNMYVLGDMVNIEASVMQYFHVPLRIFVDSCVATLEPNINANPRYSFIENHGCLIDAKVTGSHSQFMPRSADYKLYFQVEAFRFQGQRGSDPIQPQKTKLPIKTASDFPATLDMIFITCHLKATTIAFPIDFEYKACSFINTWREAGGNDGVCGCCDSTCSNRKGRDTTQHQKPANIWEGDVQLGPIFISEKDA, from the exons ATGGCAATGAAGTGGAGTGTATTTTGTCTCGTGGCAGTGGCCATGCTtggctgtctgtgtgttgctCAGAATTGGCCACCCTTCAGTAAACCAGCGCAGCAACCCTTCAGACCCAATCGTCAGCCGCCTCAGCAGCCTCAGCAACCATCGTATCAGAAACCCAGGAACCCATCAAAAGACCAAACCCAGGCTAAGCAGAAGTTTGAGACACCATTGGATTGGACCTATCCTCTGGACCCAAAGCCAGAGCCCAAGATTATTGGGGGCTCAGAGGCGAGAACCCCTGTGGCTGCCAATTCAGTGAGGGCTGAGTGCAGGGAGAACATGGTCCACGTGGAAGCAAAGCACGACCTGCTGGGGATCGGCCAGCTGATCCAGCTAGAAGACCTCACTTTGGGAGACTGCCCTATGTCTGGATTCGACAATGTCAACCAGGTGCTCATCTTTGAGTCTCCGCTGCAGTCATGTGGTAGCCAGCTAAGG ATGACTACCGACTCCCTCATCTACATCTTCACTCTATATTACAAACCCAAACCTCTGGCAAACACCCCCCTCATCAGGACAAATGACGCGATGATCAATATTGAGTGCCACTATCCAAG gaaacacaatGTGAGCAGCCTGGCCCTGATCCCAACCTGGACCCCATTCTCCGCTGCTAAGTATGCAGAGGAACTCCTGTACTTCTCCATGAGGCTCATGACTG CTGACTGGCAGTATGAGAGGGCCGGTAACATGTACGTGTTGGGTGATATGGTGAACATCGAGGCCTCTGTCATGCAGTACTTCCACGTCCCCCTGCGTATCTTTGTGGACAGCTGTGTGGCCACCCTGGAACCCAACATAAACGCCAATCCCAGATACTCCTTCATTGAGAATCATGG GTGTCTGATCGATGCCAAAGTGACAGGTTCCCACTCCCAGTTCATGCCTCGTTCCGCAGACTACAAGCTGTATTTCCAGGTGGAGGCTTTCAGGTTCCAGGGCCAGAGGGGGAGTGACCCAATTCAGCCGCAGAAAACAAAGCTACCTATTAAGACTGCTTCAGATTTTCCCGCTACACTTGACATG ATCTTCATTACCTGTCACCTGAAGGCAACCACAATCGCCTTCCCCATTGATTTTGAGTACAAGGCCTGCTCCTTCATTAATAC GTGGAGGGAGGCTGGTGGGAATGATGGAGTGTGTGGCTGCTGTGACTCCACCTGTAGCAACAGGAAGGGACGCGATACCACTCAGCATCAAAAACCAGCAA ATATATGGGAGGGAGATGTTCAGCTTGGTCCCATCTTCATCTCGGAAAAGGACGCGTAA